TAGACGGATTGGCTGTTAAAACATGCCTCAGCTATTTCAAGGGTAGACGTTCTGAATGCTGAGAGTATTTGTCAGAAGCAAAATTGTTCACTGTTATCATATTTGCATCACATTTTGTCAGTGGGCTGTGACAGAGAAATGTACCTACCTAGCAATTACTGTATTTAGCCTTGCAAAAATTATGTCTTTAAGACGTGAATTATTCATTTCATTCAAGCGAGTTCTTTGACTTTCTTCGTCGTAGCCCTGCACCTGGTGAACTGTTGTAGATTGTCTATTGGATTAAAGATTAGGGGTCAACCGTACATTTCGGGCTTGGTGAGATGGGGCGAATGCATCGGACTTGCCCGAGGAGAACGCAAGGTTAGACAAAGAACTTGGGTTGTGTTTTTTGTTTGACTTTTGGAAATTGATTGCAACAGTATAGTGTGCCGCGACGTAGTCCTATGTGCTCACGTACTTTTCGTCCACATGTCGTGTTTCCTTCACGAAGACGAACTCAGAGTCTCGCTTTATGTAAGTGCTGTTCATTGGAAAGAAACAAGATCAAAGAATGATCTTCGGGCCGTACAGCGCATTCACTATGACACAAACTGTTGAACAAAAAGACGCCGCATGCAAATGACTCTGTGAAAGGACAAAGAATATCCAGCAGCCTTGAGGAGGTCTTCCGCTGGACATGGTATGGCCATGATTGTTCTTGTACCGACCAAACTGAACTCTCTTATCGAATGTAAGTTCTTGCACTGAATTCGTGATATTTCACTTTCAACCGACTCCTTAGTGAAGGGGTGTTGCTGCCCAAGCTGAGTATATAAATCAACGCAGTTTCCTTGCATTTTTAATTCCACCCAAGCATACATACCTTCAGAAAGTatccaaaccaaaccaaactccTTTATCGCCGGTATTTGCTAGCAGCCATCCTCCATCCTGTGCCACCTACTTCAACCATCGAGAACAGATATTCCCTGCCTCAACTCTGTACACAATGAAGAAGACTTTTAAGGAAGCGGCCAAAAAGATAGGAAAGGGGAAGTCGTCCAAAGAAGAATCCAGGCCGCTTCTCAAAGAGCAGCATGACGCCACGGCAAAAGAAGCGGCcgagctcaagaagaagcaagatcTAAAGCGTGCCTTGGAGGTACAAGAATCTGTCCACAAGTATCTTTTCGGATAGACGGCGCAAGCCGGAAGATCACTCACTCCATGGAGGGGTCCACCAAGCCCAAGTGAGTATTGTGGCCTCAAGTAGTTGGATATTCAAATAAAGGCTTTTTGCCCCAAATTTCTTCATCAGACAAGATTTTATTCATAGTGACTGGACAATGGTTGTCGTGAAAATTTCCTTAGTCGCGCTGCAATTTGTGAATAGCCTCACAGGCTGGGAACGTTACGCAGGCAACTCTGCAGCTGTGAGTATAAACAACACAGTAGAACACAGTTATATCCTCGACAACAGTTAAGTAATGGTTGCAGTAATTGCGAAATACGCACATATTGATGCATGTATGGCTCCGCCAAGCCGCCCCCGCAGGGTTAACCAATCTGATGCTCAACTCTTCAGCCGCACATACGAATTTCATCCTCCAAACTTGACTTCGTAATCAACCAACTTATTGCAGAATTTTGCTCCAATATAACTACGTCTTTCTCTCCCGTCTCCTATATGCTCTTTTTAACTAAAAACTATATGTCTGATCCAGTTTCTGCTAGCTGAACTGGCTGCCAAGTGCCATGAAGTTCCAATTGGATCCCATCCAAAATGGTGAAGCAAGACGGAGCTGTCCAACTTGCCACGGCTTAACTTTCAAGTctaaagaagaagcagaggcatcaaattcaCGAGTCCTTACAATCAACATTGCCCAAATCAGACAAGAATCACTAAAAGCAGCGCCCTGCGACACGTGTTGCCTCCTCTGGGAATCCATCTGCGCCATAACTGACGAAGACACACCCCATCCAGACATTTTGTATGAGCACATTCGATTTGATCCTGAAGAGCATGGAGACCAGTTAGGCAAAGGTCCGTTAGTAGGTCATTTGGTCTTGGACCCTATTGCTGGAGGCAGAAAACAACCATTGGAATTGCAGTTCTACACGACCAGCGGTGAGTTTCATGGAGACCGAAATCCCTCTGCGCTGCCGTAACCAAGTCTTGTCTAATGCCAAGAGTTTCCTGTCACCTTAGAGGATCCCCTGTCTCCATGGAAGACAATAGGGAACGGTATTCATATTTCGCCTTCTGGGCTGTCGCAGTCGTGTATCTCATTGATGCGTCAATGGATCAACTCATGCACCGCATCGCATGGCAAACACATCAACTGCAAGACGCTGCAAGTTCCCTTACTGCCTACCAGAGTTATTCACGTTGGTGACTTTAATACTCCGCCCAGGCTGCATCACGCAAGAGCCGGAGAGAAGAATCACTATGCCGCGCTTAGCCACTGTTGGGGAGGTCAAGTATCTATTACGGCCCTGACTTCGAATCTGGAGGAGTATGCTGTCCGCTTGCCCTCTCCCTTGCCACAGACCTTCCATGATGCAATTGCAGTCACGCGAGGACTCGGCCTCAAATACATCTGGATTGATTCCCTTTGCATTGTCCAAGACTCAGTTGAAGATTGGAGGGCAGAATCCTCAAAAATGGCCGAAGTGTATGCGAACGCATATGTCACCATCTCATCCGATGCAGCGAAGGACAGTTTTGCCGGGTTTCTTCAACCACCTTCCCGGCAAGTCCCACGTTGTAAGACCATTCGTTACCGATCACGCGCCAGTAACAGAAATGCTGCCGCAGGTAGACGAGTTGACGGAGAAGGGGTTATTCACGTTCGTTACCGAGGCTTCTTGGCCGAGGAGCTGCCCTTCCACTGTTGGAGTTCACCTGCCGAAACTTCGGGTCGCAGTAGGCTTTCGGAGAGAGCATGGGTGTTCCAAGAGCGACTCTTGTCTTCACGGACGATTCATTTCTCTGAACATGAGATGGCTTGGGAATGCCGGTCGCTCTGCGACTGTGAGTGCTCTGCCACGTCACTGAGGACTGTACGCACGACGAGCGTCATTAAACACTTCTTATATCCGCAAAAGTTCGATGCCACGGCTTTCAAGTCATCGTGGAGGAACGACATTATCCCAGCTTATTCTAGACTTAAACTCACCGTGGAATCAGACAAGCTGCCTGCTTTAGAAGGTCTTGCCTTAGCCGCTGGCACTTTGCGCCTAGGTGATCGCTACATTGTCGGGCTCTGGCAGAAAAGCCTAGTCCTCGACATGCTATGGTGCACCATTTACTCACGTTCTGCTAGGAGGCTCCTGGATACGCCTACCCCGACGTGGTCGTGGGCTTCTGTTGCGGGCTCCATTGGCTACAGGTTGATGGAACTCTCTGAGGAGGAGTGTAAGGCCACTGTTGAAAATATCATTTTTGACGGTGCTATCCCTAAGACTCTGGTTGTAAACTGTGTGGCCGTGCCGGTAACAGTACATCAACCCTGGCTGGAGAGCGGTAGTCAAGCACAGCCGTGTTTCGGTCCCAAGCATATTAGACTAGCCATCTATTGGGACTGCCGAGGCCGTGACCGGaccgaagaagaaaacacGGAGTATACATTCTTGGTTTTTGGTTCTCGATACACAGGCAATAATGAGCTGTGTCCATTTGGAATACTCACAACATCCTCCGAAAACGGTGGAGTGGTTCCGCGATTGCTCAGTAGGGTCGGGTTCATTGATGGTTATCGTCGCGCTGAACGACTAAGGCGATGGGATAGCTCTGGCTGGATTCCGAGTCTGGATGGCGAGAGTAATTCGGAAtctgatggagatggaaaTCGGGGCTCTCGAGAACAGCAACGTGAGGATTGGGTCCAGGAAATACTCAGTTCGACACTAGGCAGTGTCCACATAGTCTGAGTGACGGTGAATACGTCTGGGGGCTGcatgtgaatgtgaatgaTGGATACGGTCAAAACAAGTGAGGAAACACAAAAAGTTCAGGTTTAGCATCGGACTGAACATTGTCATCTTCCTGCCGTCTTATTACAGGAGCTTTTGATTCCGGACCCGCGATCAATACCTAGATTCAAGTTTACCTTACTATCGATGATAATTTGAGTGATTTCAGAATACTAGCAGACACCTTGCCTTCAGGATTCATTGAGACACAAACTGCATCATCTTATTCATTGGGGACGAAGTCATCTCATGTCAAAGACTGCACCAAAATGACAGACGGACGAATTTCAACAGTAATGCGGGGTAGCCAATCATAGTTCGCCCGATACTCATTTTTGGAGAGTGGGGCGGCAGCAACCCCAGCAAACAGCTGCCAGCTGTTGACTCTTTTGTCCGAAATTCTTCCTCACAAATTGTAGAATGTTGACTTTTCCTTCAACGACTTGGTTCACGATCACGAAAGGACTCAATTTTCGTGTCTGAACAAAGAGAAGGCTGCGAGTATTCTTACCCGACATCAATTGCGTTTGCCACCGGAAAGCACAAAAGTTTGCTAGGACAACAATTATGCAAACGATGCAATCCCTGTGACGGGAGCTAGGTTTCTGTGCAACGCGCATCCGAAGGTTCCACAGCAATCAACGGGATTTGTACCACGTCACCCGCAAGAATGGAGCACGATGACCAACAGCTTTCTAGCTTGTCTTGTTATGCTTGCAAAAGGTATACATGACAATTATACAGCCATTTTGACCCATCTACTGACGTTGCTACCCATCGCAGGAGAAAAGTGAAGTGGTTGGTTCTATCTCGACCCTGCGACCTATCTACTCGAACTTTACTTATTTATCGTATTTAGTAATCGAGATCTACCTAGTTGCTCTCTTTGTGTAAAGCACGGAGGGTCATGCGAGTATCCAACGAGTTCGAAGCGACCTGGTCCCAAGCTCGGTGAGTTGGAATCGGACCTTCCAGAGACGTTGACTGACATTCATGTCACAGGCAGTACGCAAAAGAAGAGGCGAGGCGTCTCAATCGCCAGTCTCGTGTCCCCTTCAACTCACTCACCATCAGTAAATACAACAACGTCCGGCACGTTGGGTCGCTCTCCCGAGGTACAAAGAATCGATCCCGCTCTGAGAGCGACACGACAAGGCCATGATTTGCGATCCAGAGTTGCCCGCCGCGCGTCGGCATGGTCCGCCGATGGATCCCAAATACCGAGTCCAgactccatctccagctcaaGGAGAAGTGGTGCAAACCGTCAGCCCATGTCCCCCGCGCCTGACTTCTCCAGAATAATGTATCCCTCTCATGAGACTCAAACCCGGCCACAAACGCCGTCTCAGTCTCATGATAGTCCAGATCAACCTGTGGCGGTCTCAGGGATAACCGTAGACACAGTATGCAAGGGACTGAAGATATCAAGGAACGTGTACACATATCTGTAAGTATGGCCTGAGGTGCTTTTCTACCATATGCATGAGCTCACTGTCAACAGGATGAAGTCGTACTTTAGCAACATGACTTCCTTTACACTATTTAAACCGAATTCAATCGAGGCCAAGTTTGCCTTTATGAAATCCCCCATCGAAGCAGAAGCCTTGGTGGCGACAATATTCGCCTTCTCTGCAAGGTTTCACCCCAGCGACAAGCAACCTGGACGAGTTGTCGACTGCCCAACGCCTTCTTACTTTGCAAACATCGCGTCAAAGCAACTGCAGAGTGCCCTGGATCTATACGAAGATACAATCCCTCCATTTCACCTCTTACAGGCGGCTGTTCTGGATGCCTTTTACCACATCTCCAAGAGTGTGCGGTCTAGATCATGGAGATACCTAGGTCAAGCGATAAGGCTAGGCTACGACCTGAAGTTACATTTACTGGATATTCACTCAGAAAGAGACGCCGATGGCGAGAAAGAACAGCGTGATCTAGAGCGGTGGTCGCTGTTAGAAGAACGTCGCAGGGCTTGGTGGGCTCTATGGGAAATGGATGTCTTTGCAAGCACCATCCGCCGCCTGCCGTTGGCAATAGACTGGACTCAAAATTTCACCTATCTCCCTGTGCCAGACAAGTGCTGGTTTGAAGGAATCTATCAAGAAAGTTGCTTCTTGGCGCCGGATCCTTGTCAACGGTGGAAAAACATGGCCCAAGTCGTCAACACCAGTCCGAGGGCATGGTTCATTGTCATCAATTCCCTCATGCATGACGCACAGCTTCTCGTATACAACCCCTTACCAGTAGGGGACACATCATTCGAGTCCAAAAAGGATAGTCtggccatcatcgccaatgccCTCTATTGCACAGCTTCATCCCTACCCCCGGAGCTCATCTACGAAGGGCAAGCGTTGGACTTTCACACAAAAGCGTCACCACGAGACATCAACTGCCGCCAATTCCACTGCGACATATACTCCATTCATCTCATGACCCAACTGGTGCGCTTCATGATTGACCACCACATTGTATGTGCACAGgtagctgctgctgctcgcgCACACGCCAACGACGAGGCCAGACCTAGCGACTCACCATCCTGGTCTAACTACATGAAGGCGGCAGAGAATATTGTCACCATTGTGAGAAACAGCTCACATGATCACATCAAATACGTCAACCCGTTCTTGACAAACACGTTGTGGTTTGCTGCAGCGTCGCAAATTGCCTGCAAGGTTGTTGGGCCGTCAAGTCGTGCTGAGACACTAGCTGCATCCAACTACGACTTGTTGGCACTGACTATACAGCGGTATATCTCTTTCTGGTGCAGTACTGATATCCTGAAGCCGAGGCTGGAAAGGATAGAGACTGCGCTGAAGAACTTGATGACGAAGGAGGGTCAAGATGCGACAACTGAGAATGCCTTTGACAGAGAGGACTCAGGTGTTGCGGGAGTGAATCACGGTGCAACCAGCCAGCAGTTGACGCAGACTCAGGTCAATAATCATTCGTTCGGTCAGCAGGGTTTTGTAGGACCAGGAGGGATGGCGATGGAGACGGTTCAGTCGCCGTTTCTGCCTTTGTTTCCGACGGGAAATGACCCTAATGCTTTGGCGCAGCAGGTTGTgtttgatgacttggagcACTTTTTGCCGTATGGCGTGGATGACCTGTGGGCGTCACAGAGGGTTTTATCtgcttggtgaggatgattGCGCTCACGAACATGGATGGTCAATGGAAAGGGAATGACCTCTTTCTATAAGATATCTAGTCATATACAGTAGGGAGTCAGGAGTATCTACCTAGCTAAGAGGGGCAGCATCGCGGACTACACCGCTGTATATCAAGGCATGTTGGTGTATGCTTTCAACCATGACAAACAATGTTGGTCACAAACCGGCGCTGTCTAAGTATTCTACCTCATGACCTACTCGTAATGCACCTTGTTGACGAGTGTCCCAATTTGCTCAATCTCAACTCTAATATCGTCGCCATGATTCAGCACAACCTTAGGGTTACGCATCGCCCCGATCCCTGGCCCAGTTCCCGTCATAATCACCGTCCCCTTTTCCAATGTCGTGCCCTGTGAAAGGAACGAGATGATCTGCGGGATGCTGAATATCATCTCCCTACACGAGCAACGAACGTCAGTACCTGTGCTAGAGTCACCAAATGTACGCCCACTCACTTTGTATTAGAGTCCTGCACCACGTTTCCATTGTGAATAGCCCTGATGCGCAGCTTGTGCGGATCGGAAATAGCAGACGGTGAAACGAGAACAGGACCAAGGGGACAAGATCCATCCAGACCTAACCACATTAGCGACACGCCAGGCTAGAGAAAAGACCCTTACCCTTCGAGAAAGACCATTGGCTATTCTTAAACTGCTGCGTCCTCGCACTAACGTCATTACTACTCGTATACCCCAAGACATAGCTCATAGCATCCTCCTCAGGAATATCCCGCCCAGATCTACTCAGCACAAACGACAGCTCCGCCTCATAGTCACTAGATCCATCCTGCGCCAAAGCAGGAACATTGATCTTCGCTGGATACGGTCCATTCAGCGCTGTGCGAGGCTTGATGAACAGCACTGGGACGTCGGGAATCGGCATGTTTGCCTCGGCCGCATGGTCGCGGTAGTTGAGGCCCATGCATCGAATGATGGGGACATCTTCAATGGACACGGGGGCGAGGAGCTACATGTTATTAGCTTTGAATTGAGGTGTGCGTGATGAGGAGACATACGCGCGAGACTGTCAGTGTCTTCTCGATGACTTGGCCGTCGAAGATGGAGCCTGTGATGAGCTTTGCGGCTATCTTTTTGCCTTCGAATGCTGAGAGGCCAATGTCTGGGTGTTCCTGGGGGTTGATTTGGCCGAGATGGATctggccgtcttcttcggcgatGAAGCGGATGAGATGTGTCCAGGGAGCCATTTTGTTGATTGATAAGGAATGTGTGAGACGTGATTGTGTGTGTGTAGAGAATATATGAAGTTGCATGAagtgatgtggttgatggatggcgGGCCGATTTCGGTGGTCGGGGTTAAGAAGTGTGATTTGTCCGGACCAACTTTTGAGGTATTTCGATGCATATCCGGGCGGCAATAGTGACGGATGCTGCAAAGACATCATGTTACATAAGTGTGTTGTAAGCATTTGTAAAGATATCTGGTATGGTTTGAGGGGGTATGTTGTCTAGTTGCGGCT
The genomic region above belongs to Pochonia chlamydosporia 170 chromosome 2, whole genome shotgun sequence and contains:
- a CDS encoding het domain-containing protein (similar to Colletotrichum gloeosporioides Nara gc5 XP_007286959.1), which encodes MKKTFKEAAKKIGKGKSSKEESRPLLKEQHDATAKEAAELKKKQDLKRALELNWLPSAMKFQLDPIQNGEARRSCPTCHGLTFKSKEEAEASNSRVLTINIAQIRQESLKAAPCDTCCLLWESICAITDEDTPHPDILYEHIRFDPEEHGDQLGKGPLVGHLVLDPIAGGRKQPLELQFYTTSEDPLSPWKTIGNGIHISPSGLSQSCISLMRQWINSCTASHGKHINCKTLQVPLLPTRVIHVGDFNTPPRLHHARAGEKNHYAALSHCWGGQVSITALTSNLEEYAVRLPSPLPQTFHDAIAVTRGLGLKYIWIDSLCIVQDSVEDWRAESSKMAEVYANAYVTISSDAAKDSFAGFLQPPSRQVPRCKTIRYRSRASNRNAAAGRRVDGEGVIHVRYRGFLAEELPFHCWSSPAETSGRSRLSERAWVFQERLLSSRTIHFSEHEMAWECRSLCDCECSATSLRTVRTTSVIKHFLYPQKFDATAFKSSWRNDIIPAYSRLKLTVESDKLPALEGLALAAGTLRLGDRYIVGLWQKSLVLDMLWCTIYSRSARRLLDTPTPTWSWASVAGSIGYRLMELSEEECKATVENIIFDGAIPKTLVVNCVAVPVTVHQPWLESGSQAQPCFGPKHIRLAIYWDCRGRDRTEEENTEYTFLVFGSRYTGNNELCPFGILTTSSENGGVVPRLLSRVGFIDGYRRAERLRRWDSSGWIPSLDGESNSESDGDGNRGSREQQREDWVQEILSSTLGSVHIV
- a CDS encoding fungal specific transcription factor (similar to Metarhizium acridum CQMa 102 XP_007811455.1); its protein translation is MRVSNEFEATWSQARTQKKRRGVSIASLVSPSTHSPSVNTTTSGTLGRSPEVQRIDPALRATRQGHDLRSRVARRASAWSADGSQIPSPDSISSSRRSGANRQPMSPAPDFSRIMYPSHETQTRPQTPSQSHDSPDQPVAVSGITVDTVCKGLKISRNVYTYLMKSYFSNMTSFTLFKPNSIEAKFAFMKSPIEAEALVATIFAFSARFHPSDKQPGRVVDCPTPSYFANIASKQLQSALDLYEDTIPPFHLLQAAVLDAFYHISKSVRSRSWRYLGQAIRLGYDLKLHLLDIHSERDADGEKEQRDLERWSLLEERRRAWWALWEMDVFASTIRRLPLAIDWTQNFTYLPVPDKCWFEGIYQESCFLAPDPCQRWKNMAQVVNTSPRAWFIVINSLMHDAQLLVYNPLPVGDTSFESKKDSLAIIANALYCTASSLPPELIYEGQALDFHTKASPRDINCRQFHCDIYSIHLMTQLVRFMIDHHIVCAQVAAAARAHANDEARPSDSPSWSNYMKAAENIVTIVRNSSHDHIKYVNPFLTNTLWFAAASQIACKVVGPSSRAETLAASNYDLLALTIQRYISFWCSTDILKPRLERIETALKNLMTKEGQDATTENAFDREDSGVAGVNHGATSQQLTQTQVNNHSFGQQGFVGPGGMAMETVQSPFLPLFPTGNDPNALAQQVVFDDLEHFLPYGVDDLWASQRVLSAW
- a CDS encoding fumarylacetoacetate hydrolase (similar to Aspergillus oryzae RIB40 XP_003188990.1), with protein sequence MAPWTHLIRFIAEEDGQIHLGQINPQEHPDIGLSAFEGKKIAAKLITGSIFDGQVIEKTLTVSRLLAPVSIEDVPIIRCMGLNYRDHAAEANMPIPDVPVLFIKPRTALNGPYPAKINVPALAQDGSSDYEAELSFVLSRSGRDIPEEDAMSYVLGYTSSNDVSARTQQFKNSQWSFSKGLDGSCPLGPVLVSPSAISDPHKLRIRAIHNGNVVQDSNTKEMIFSIPQIISFLSQGTTLEKGTVIMTGTGPGIGAMRNPKVVLNHGDDIRVEIEQIGTLVNKVHYE